One genomic segment of Streptomyces liangshanensis includes these proteins:
- a CDS encoding aldo/keto reductase, whose protein sequence is MKKISLGKLDVSRIGLGCMSMSGVYTGGGTDDAESIRTIHRALDLGVTFIDTAEVYGPYKNEELVGRALAGRRDQVVLATKFGYLSHGSDGQYIRQFDSSPANIRICVEGSLKRLRTDHIDLYYQHRMDPRTPVEDVVGTMSDLVTEGKIRHIGLSESSPEAIRRAQAVHPITALQSEYSLWSREPEAEILPLLRELGIGFVAYSPLGRGFLTGTIRSTGTMDSDDFRAKNPRFTGDNFKKNLGIVDEVGSIARDVGATPAQVAIAWLLAQGNDIAPIPGTKRVSRLEENAAADGLTLTAEQLSRLSEISPAAGDRYTDMQHLTA, encoded by the coding sequence ATGAAAAAGATCTCTCTCGGAAAGCTCGACGTGTCCCGGATCGGGCTCGGGTGCATGTCGATGTCCGGCGTATACACGGGCGGGGGCACGGACGACGCCGAATCCATCCGTACCATCCACCGGGCCCTGGACCTGGGCGTCACCTTTATCGACACCGCGGAGGTCTACGGACCGTACAAGAACGAGGAACTGGTGGGCCGCGCCCTCGCCGGGCGACGGGACCAGGTGGTATTGGCGACGAAGTTCGGCTATCTCTCCCACGGATCGGACGGCCAGTACATCCGCCAGTTCGACAGCTCGCCGGCGAATATCCGCATCTGCGTCGAGGGCTCCCTCAAGCGGCTGCGCACCGACCACATCGACCTCTACTACCAGCACCGCATGGACCCGCGGACCCCGGTCGAGGACGTGGTGGGCACCATGAGCGACCTGGTCACAGAGGGCAAGATCCGGCACATCGGCCTGTCGGAGTCCAGCCCGGAGGCAATCCGGCGGGCCCAGGCGGTCCACCCGATCACGGCGCTCCAGAGCGAGTACTCCTTGTGGTCGCGGGAGCCGGAGGCGGAAATACTCCCCTTGCTCCGGGAACTGGGCATCGGCTTTGTCGCGTACTCACCCCTGGGCCGCGGATTCCTGACCGGAACCATCCGCTCCACCGGCACGATGGACAGCGACGACTTCCGCGCGAAGAATCCCCGTTTCACCGGCGACAACTTCAAGAAGAACCTGGGAATCGTGGACGAGGTGGGATCAATAGCCCGGGATGTCGGAGCGACCCCGGCGCAGGTGGCGATCGCCTGGCTACTGGCACAGGGAAATGACATAGCCCCCATCCCCGGCACGAAGCGGGTGTCCCGCCTGGAGGAGAATGCGGCGGCGGACGGGCTGACACTGACGGCGGAGCAGCTGAGCCGCCTGTCGGAGATATCCCCGGCGGCGGGCGACCGCTACACGGACATGCAACACCTGACGGCTTGA
- a CDS encoding dihydrofolate reductase family protein produces the protein MRSVTYSMGVSLDGYIVGPDGTFGWSAPDEEVFRFVTDEIRGVGVHLMGRRLYETMLYWETADQDPSLDESMREWTALWKPLPKVVFSTTLSSVQGNARLLSGGLAEEIERLRTSGEGDIAIGGATLAAEAARLGLIDEYRARVHPVLVGGGIPFYPHHERLVNLELVETRTFNSGVVHLHHRVTHPTAGGT, from the coding sequence ATGCGCAGTGTCACCTACTCGATGGGTGTCTCTCTCGACGGTTACATCGTCGGGCCGGACGGCACGTTCGGCTGGTCGGCGCCGGACGAGGAGGTCTTTCGCTTCGTCACCGACGAGATCCGGGGTGTCGGCGTGCACCTCATGGGGCGGCGGCTGTACGAGACGATGTTGTACTGGGAGACCGCCGACCAGGATCCGTCGCTGGACGAGTCGATGCGGGAGTGGACCGCGCTCTGGAAGCCCCTCCCCAAGGTGGTCTTCTCCACCACGCTCTCCAGCGTGCAGGGCAACGCCCGCCTGCTGTCCGGCGGGCTGGCGGAGGAGATCGAGCGCCTGCGGACCTCGGGCGAGGGCGACATCGCCATCGGCGGCGCGACCCTGGCCGCCGAGGCGGCCCGGCTGGGCCTGATCGACGAGTACCGGGCCCGGGTCCACCCGGTACTGGTCGGCGGAGGCATCCCCTTCTACCCCCACCACGAACGCCTGGTGAACCTCGAACTGGTCGAAACCCGCACGTTCAACTCAGGCGTAGTCCACCTCCACCACCGCGTAACCCACCCAACGGCGGGCGGCACATAG
- a CDS encoding DUF3224 domain-containing protein: MRATATFTVKEFVPTELQPVPAVPTGLPVGVATMEKHFAGEAAGHSATLFTAAFDQSTGVGTYVAMESFEGSLQGREGAFNFVHSATTSGNDRTAEFFTIVPSSGTRELAGISGGGGMAVDADGTHRIWFDYQLD; encoded by the coding sequence ATGAGAGCTACGGCAACCTTCACCGTCAAAGAGTTCGTCCCGACTGAGCTGCAACCCGTCCCGGCTGTGCCCACCGGCCTGCCGGTGGGTGTCGCGACAATGGAGAAGCACTTCGCGGGAGAGGCCGCAGGGCATTCGGCGACGCTCTTCACTGCGGCCTTCGACCAGTCGACCGGCGTCGGCACCTATGTCGCCATGGAGTCGTTCGAAGGCTCGCTCCAGGGGCGGGAGGGCGCCTTCAACTTCGTGCACTCGGCGACGACATCCGGCAACGACCGCACGGCGGAGTTCTTTACCATCGTGCCTTCGAGCGGCACCCGGGAGCTGGCCGGAATCTCCGGTGGCGGAGGGATGGCTGTTGATGCGGACGGTACGCACCGCATCTGGTTCGACTACCAACTCGACTGA
- a CDS encoding NAD(P)H-binding protein: MILVTGATGHVGSEVVRALVGAGETVRAFSRSGGRTAGTGTEHAGHDTTGAGTGSTPTPGTAETVLGDLNDPASLAPALHGVRAVFLMPGYERMGETLRVLRRAGVERVVMLSGSSVGSGNPGNVVSAYMVASEAAVRESGLSWTFLRPVAFMSNALEWREQVAAGDTVRVPFAGVRVAVVDPYDIGVCAAVALTDEDGTHDGRVHALSGPESLLPAERVRILGEVLGRELRLVAEPDAEARARMSALMPTEYVDAFFDFYVRGSIDESAVLPTVRELTGRPPRTFREWARAHAASFRP; this comes from the coding sequence ATGATCCTCGTGACAGGAGCCACCGGTCACGTCGGTTCGGAAGTGGTGCGGGCGCTCGTCGGGGCCGGTGAGACAGTGCGGGCCTTCAGCCGCTCCGGCGGACGGACCGCCGGCACCGGGACGGAGCACGCCGGTCACGACACCACCGGCGCCGGCACGGGCAGCACCCCCACCCCCGGCACCGCCGAAACCGTCCTCGGCGACCTCAACGACCCCGCCTCCCTCGCCCCCGCCCTCCACGGCGTCCGTGCCGTGTTCCTCATGCCCGGGTACGAGCGCATGGGCGAGACGCTCCGCGTTCTGCGTCGGGCCGGGGTGGAGCGGGTCGTGATGCTGTCCGGGAGTTCGGTCGGGAGCGGCAACCCCGGCAACGTCGTCTCCGCCTACATGGTCGCGTCGGAGGCGGCCGTGCGGGAATCGGGGTTGTCCTGGACGTTCCTGCGGCCCGTGGCCTTCATGTCCAACGCGCTCGAGTGGCGGGAGCAGGTCGCCGCCGGGGACACCGTACGGGTGCCGTTCGCCGGCGTACGCGTCGCGGTCGTGGATCCGTACGACATCGGGGTGTGTGCCGCGGTCGCCCTCACCGACGAGGACGGGACGCACGACGGGCGGGTGCACGCCCTGTCAGGGCCCGAGTCGCTGTTGCCCGCCGAGCGGGTGCGGATCCTCGGGGAGGTCCTCGGCCGGGAGCTTCGTCTGGTGGCGGAGCCCGATGCCGAGGCCAGGGCGCGGATGAGCGCCCTCATGCCGACGGAGTATGTCGACGCGTTCTTCGACTTCTACGTGCGAGGCAGCATCGACGAGTCCGCCGTACTGCCGACCGTGCGCGAACTGACCGGACGTCCGCCGCGCACCTTCCGGGAGTGGGCCCGGGCACACGCCGCTTCGTTCCGACCCTGA
- a CDS encoding GntR family transcriptional regulator has protein sequence MLSARLAQGAVPKLERPGPLRERVYGALLELITTRALQPGQHLVESELAGHLGVSRQPVREALQRLNTEGWVDLRPAQGAFVHEPTEEEADQLLSVRTLLEAEAARLAAAHSGKAGIAALEALCAQGEQSVADDDVDLTVATNAAFHAKVMSLAGNVVLAELAAQVDRRVRWYYTPVARQRGKQSWIEHRELIAAIAARDEQRATEVMKAHTEHTRSTYHHRADQRHDV, from the coding sequence ATGTTGTCCGCAAGATTGGCGCAGGGCGCCGTGCCCAAGCTCGAACGACCGGGTCCGCTGCGCGAGCGTGTCTACGGCGCTCTCCTCGAACTCATCACCACCCGCGCGCTCCAACCGGGCCAGCACCTCGTCGAAAGCGAACTCGCAGGTCACCTCGGCGTGTCGCGCCAGCCGGTACGGGAAGCGCTCCAGCGGCTCAACACCGAGGGCTGGGTCGACCTGCGCCCCGCACAGGGCGCGTTCGTCCACGAACCGACCGAGGAGGAGGCGGACCAGCTGCTGTCCGTCCGTACCCTCCTGGAGGCGGAGGCCGCCCGGCTCGCCGCCGCCCACTCCGGCAAGGCGGGCATCGCCGCGCTGGAAGCGCTCTGCGCCCAGGGCGAGCAGTCCGTGGCGGACGACGACGTGGACCTGACGGTCGCCACCAACGCCGCGTTTCACGCCAAAGTCATGTCCCTGGCCGGAAACGTCGTCCTGGCCGAACTGGCCGCCCAGGTGGACCGCAGGGTCCGCTGGTACTACACCCCGGTGGCCCGCCAGCGCGGCAAGCAGTCCTGGATCGAACACCGCGAACTGATCGCGGCCATCGCGGCCCGCGACGAACAGCGCGCGACGGAAGTCATGAAGGCCCACACGGAACACACCCGCTCGACGTACCACCACAGGGCGGACCAGCGCCACGACGTCTGA
- a CDS encoding beta-ketoacyl-ACP synthase III has product MTGTRIAALGHYQPAKVLTNDDLAALVDTSDEWITSRVGIRTRHVAGPDEPVDELAAHAGAKALAAAGLTPADIDMVLVATSTAIDRSPNTAARVAARLGMGSPAVMDLNVVCAGFTHALAMADHTVRAGSATRVLVIGADSMAGVADWTDRTTCVLVGDGAGAAVVVATGADEEPGIGPVLWGSVPEMGNAVRIEGTPPRFAQEGQSVYRWATTQLPPIARKVCERGGVTPEELAAVVLHQANLRIIEPVAQKIGAINAVIARDVIESGNTSAASIPMALSKLVARGEVQSGAPVLLFGFGGNLSYAGQVIRCP; this is encoded by the coding sequence ATGACCGGCACTCGTATCGCCGCGCTCGGGCACTATCAGCCCGCCAAGGTGCTCACCAACGACGACCTGGCGGCCCTGGTCGACACCAGCGACGAATGGATCACCAGCCGGGTCGGCATCCGGACCCGGCATGTCGCGGGACCCGACGAACCGGTCGACGAGCTGGCCGCGCACGCGGGCGCCAAGGCGCTCGCCGCGGCCGGCCTCACCCCGGCCGACATCGACATGGTGCTGGTCGCCACGTCCACCGCGATCGACCGCTCGCCCAACACGGCGGCCCGGGTCGCGGCCCGGCTGGGCATGGGCTCGCCGGCCGTGATGGACCTCAACGTGGTCTGCGCCGGGTTCACCCACGCGCTGGCCATGGCCGACCACACGGTACGGGCGGGCTCCGCGACCCGGGTGCTGGTCATCGGCGCGGACAGCATGGCCGGCGTCGCCGACTGGACCGACCGCACGACGTGCGTCCTGGTCGGCGACGGCGCGGGCGCGGCGGTGGTCGTGGCGACCGGGGCCGACGAGGAGCCGGGCATCGGACCGGTGCTCTGGGGCTCGGTGCCGGAGATGGGGAACGCCGTACGGATCGAGGGCACCCCGCCCCGCTTCGCCCAGGAGGGCCAGTCCGTCTACCGGTGGGCCACCACCCAGCTGCCGCCGATCGCCCGCAAGGTCTGCGAGCGGGGCGGCGTCACCCCGGAGGAGCTGGCCGCGGTGGTCCTGCACCAGGCGAATCTGCGGATCATCGAGCCGGTGGCTCAGAAGATTGGCGCGATCAACGCGGTCATCGCCCGCGACGTGATCGAGTCGGGCAACACCTCGGCCGCGTCGATTCCCATGGCTTTGTCCAAGTTGGTCGCCCGGGGAGAGGTGCAGTCCGGCGCTCCGGTCCTGCTTTTCGGCTTCGGCGGCAACCTGTCCTACGCGGGTCAGGTCATCCGTTGCCCATGA
- a CDS encoding MFS transporter small subunit translates to MTTSPASSGTAPEPRRTGLIVLAWLWVGIPLAYGVYELVLKAAQLFTD, encoded by the coding sequence ATGACCACGTCACCAGCGAGCAGCGGCACGGCGCCTGAGCCACGCCGTACGGGCCTGATCGTCCTCGCCTGGCTCTGGGTGGGGATCCCTCTGGCTTACGGTGTGTATGAGCTGGTCCTCAAGGCCGCCCAGTTGTTCACCGACTGA